One genomic segment of Kiritimatiella glycovorans includes these proteins:
- the queA gene encoding tRNA preQ1(34) S-adenosylmethionine ribosyltransferase-isomerase QueA yields the protein MKSHDSTPDPGRLEAYDYDLPRERIAQHPSPVRHESRMMEVRRDRDEFRHRRVSDLPDLLEAGDLLVFNDTRVIPARIFGHKKTGGQVELLLLEEQPSGEWEALLKCSRRPAAGEDVECCGGELRAAVLEHGERGRVRLRLRHRRPLMEILEEYGLPPLPPYIDRSDASSEQVRQDRARYQTVYAAEPGAVAAPTAGLHFSPELLDRLEARGVQRAMVTLHVGLGTFRPVTESRIERHRMDEERYRIPAQTRAMIAAARNAQRRVIAVGSTVVRTLESEADRLDPGPEGSAGGDLEGRSGLFIYPPYPFRSIDAILTNFHLPRSTLLMMMAAFAGRERILSAYREAVREQYRFYSYGDCMLIL from the coding sequence ATGAAATCGCACGACTCCACACCGGATCCGGGACGGCTCGAGGCCTACGATTACGATCTGCCGCGGGAACGGATCGCGCAGCATCCGTCCCCCGTCCGGCACGAGTCGCGGATGATGGAGGTCCGCCGCGACCGCGACGAGTTCAGGCATCGCAGGGTCTCCGACCTCCCCGATCTTCTCGAGGCCGGAGATCTGCTGGTGTTCAACGACACACGCGTGATTCCCGCCCGCATCTTCGGGCACAAGAAAACCGGGGGACAGGTCGAGCTGCTGTTGCTCGAGGAACAGCCGTCCGGCGAATGGGAGGCGCTGCTGAAATGCTCCCGGCGGCCCGCCGCGGGAGAGGATGTGGAGTGCTGCGGGGGCGAACTCCGTGCCGCGGTGCTGGAACACGGCGAACGCGGCCGCGTACGCCTCCGCCTCCGTCATCGCCGCCCCCTGATGGAGATCCTGGAGGAGTACGGCCTGCCCCCCCTCCCGCCGTACATCGACCGCAGCGACGCGTCATCGGAACAGGTGCGGCAGGACCGCGCGCGCTACCAGACGGTCTACGCCGCCGAGCCCGGGGCCGTCGCGGCCCCTACGGCGGGGCTCCACTTCTCGCCGGAACTGCTCGACCGGCTCGAGGCCCGCGGCGTACAGCGCGCCATGGTTACGCTCCACGTGGGCCTCGGCACGTTCCGCCCCGTTACGGAGTCCCGGATCGAGCGGCATCGGATGGACGAGGAACGCTACCGGATTCCGGCGCAGACACGGGCGATGATCGCCGCGGCGCGCAACGCACAGCGACGTGTGATCGCCGTCGGATCGACGGTCGTTCGCACGCTGGAGAGCGAGGCGGACCGGCTTGACCCGGGCCCGGAGGGCTCCGCCGGAGGCGACCTGGAAGGCCGGAGCGGGCTGTTTATCTATCCCCCCTACCCCTTCCGGTCGATCGACGCCATCCTGACCAATTTTCATCTGCCCCGCTCGACCCTGCTGATGATGATGGCGGCGTTCGCCGGGCGTGAGCGCATCCTGTCGGCCTACCGCGAAGCGGTTCGCGAGCAGTACCGGTTTTACAGTTACGGCGACTGCATGCTGATTCTCTGA
- a CDS encoding TIGR03790 family protein, protein MTDKKTALKWFAVLLVCGCTGAARAQLPGETLLLINRNSAASMKVGHFFARTRKVPFENIVYLDVPAEAVQGTYSIAPEEFTRHIWDPARAAADRRGLADHLLAWVYSVDFPIRVTASPDVSITGLTFARNDLPASEKVKKGQYLSHLFCGPTPKGERSRPPLSFARSAAGLGDRMPLPAMMLGHLGPGGSTVEQVMETLRRGARSDGSRPDSGIYFVRTDDEHRSKPREWQYAAVQTELARFGIEATTTTNFPAGEENVIGLLTGAKTVDPGRVESFAPGAVAEHLTSWAAVFERPQTKLTAWLNNGVTASAGTVTEPYNVWTKFPHARLFVMYAGGCTAMEALYQSIACPFQSLILGEPFARPWRLPVRVGVAGLPRETLDGDVTLRGQAAPQHPKLSFEFAFYVDGRLRRDFDADSTYRLPVSELNDGFHTLRVAARLKKPVVHAIEATGGFMVDRAGRSAVIRTIEGREDGAVAVTVETRSDTPPQKVCLMRGSLLLDEREGGGEHEFRFNEREVGEGVHILQAVARFEDGAEVRSAPARCEIAFPEPKPERTAEEESGGTDE, encoded by the coding sequence ATGACCGACAAGAAGACAGCGCTGAAGTGGTTCGCCGTGCTCCTGGTCTGCGGCTGCACGGGCGCGGCCCGGGCCCAGCTGCCCGGGGAAACCCTGCTGCTGATCAACCGCAACTCCGCGGCATCGATGAAGGTGGGGCATTTTTTCGCCCGGACCCGCAAGGTGCCCTTCGAAAACATCGTGTACCTGGACGTCCCCGCCGAGGCGGTGCAGGGCACCTACTCCATAGCCCCCGAAGAATTCACCCGGCATATCTGGGACCCCGCCCGCGCGGCGGCAGACCGGCGCGGCCTCGCCGATCACCTCCTCGCCTGGGTGTACTCGGTCGATTTCCCCATCCGGGTCACCGCCTCCCCGGATGTCTCCATCACGGGCCTGACCTTCGCCCGCAACGATCTCCCCGCGAGTGAAAAGGTGAAAAAGGGGCAGTATCTCTCGCATCTCTTCTGCGGACCGACCCCGAAAGGCGAGCGGTCCCGCCCTCCCCTTTCCTTCGCCCGCTCCGCCGCAGGGCTCGGCGACCGCATGCCGCTGCCCGCCATGATGCTGGGCCACCTCGGCCCGGGCGGAAGCACCGTGGAGCAGGTCATGGAAACCCTCCGCCGGGGAGCCCGCTCGGACGGCTCCCGTCCCGACTCCGGCATCTACTTCGTGCGCACGGATGATGAGCATCGATCCAAACCGCGCGAGTGGCAGTACGCGGCGGTCCAGACGGAACTGGCTCGGTTCGGGATCGAGGCGACGACCACGACCAACTTTCCCGCCGGCGAGGAGAACGTGATCGGGCTGCTCACCGGCGCGAAAACGGTCGATCCCGGCCGGGTGGAGTCGTTCGCCCCGGGGGCTGTCGCGGAACACCTCACGAGCTGGGCCGCGGTCTTCGAACGCCCCCAGACCAAGCTCACCGCGTGGCTCAACAACGGCGTTACCGCGTCCGCCGGTACGGTCACCGAACCGTACAACGTATGGACGAAATTCCCGCACGCCCGCCTCTTCGTGATGTACGCCGGGGGATGCACCGCGATGGAGGCCCTCTACCAGTCGATTGCGTGCCCCTTTCAGTCGCTTATCCTCGGCGAACCGTTCGCGCGTCCCTGGCGGCTGCCTGTCCGCGTCGGCGTCGCCGGACTTCCCCGAGAGACGCTGGACGGGGACGTGACGCTCCGCGGGCAGGCGGCCCCGCAGCACCCGAAACTCTCCTTCGAATTCGCGTTCTACGTCGACGGGCGTCTGCGGCGCGACTTCGATGCGGATTCGACGTACCGCCTGCCGGTAAGCGAACTGAATGACGGGTTCCATACACTGCGGGTCGCGGCGCGGCTCAAAAAACCCGTAGTGCACGCGATAGAGGCCACCGGCGGGTTCATGGTCGACCGCGCGGGGCGCTCGGCCGTCATCCGCACCATCGAGGGCCGGGAAGACGGCGCGGTGGCCGTGACCGTCGAAACGCGCTCGGACACGCCGCCGCAGAAGGTGTGTCTTATGCGCGGGTCGCTGCTTCTCGACGAGCGGGAAGGCGGCGGCGAACACGAGTTCCGGTTCAACGAACGCGAGGTCGGTGAAGGGGTTCATATTCTGCAGGCGGTGGCCCGGTTCGAAGACGGAGCGGAGGTCAGAAGCGCGCCGGCCAGGTGCGAAATCGCCTTTCCCGAACCGAAGCCGGAACGGACGGCGGAGGAGGAAAGCGGGGGGACGGATGAATAA
- a CDS encoding D-glycero-alpha-D-manno-heptose-1,7-bisphosphate 7-phosphatase gives MNNRRPCVFFDRDGIVNVSPGDGYVESPAGFRLQEGFVQALRAVRHGGFAAVVVTNQQGIGKGLITEADLDRIHAKMHAGLGERGLKLDAVYHCPHLAGTCFCRKPLPGLLLRAARELQLDLSRSWMVGDKESDVDAGRAAGCRTVRIGVPDTTRADFRLPEIGLLADFFRERLKGPCPRATEGAEKPVDS, from the coding sequence ATGAATAATCGGCGTCCCTGTGTCTTTTTCGACCGCGACGGCATCGTCAATGTCTCGCCCGGCGACGGCTACGTGGAATCTCCGGCAGGATTCCGGCTGCAGGAAGGATTCGTGCAGGCGCTGCGCGCGGTCAGGCACGGCGGTTTTGCGGCCGTGGTGGTGACCAATCAGCAGGGGATCGGTAAAGGCCTCATCACGGAGGCGGATCTGGACCGCATCCATGCAAAGATGCATGCCGGGCTGGGCGAGCGCGGGCTGAAACTGGACGCCGTCTATCACTGTCCTCATCTGGCGGGGACCTGCTTCTGCCGCAAGCCGCTTCCGGGTCTGCTGCTCCGGGCGGCCCGCGAACTGCAGCTCGACCTGTCCCGATCCTGGATGGTCGGCGATAAAGAAAGCGATGTCGACGCCGGACGCGCCGCCGGCTGCCGGACCGTGAGAATCGGCGTCCCGGATACGACCCGGGCGGACTTCCGCCTGCCGGAGATCGGCCTGCTGGCGGATTTCTTCAGGGAACGGCTTAAGGGGCCCTGCCCCCGCGCGACGGAAGGCGCAGAAAAACCGGTGGATTCATGA
- the tsaE gene encoding tRNA (adenosine(37)-N6)-threonylcarbamoyltransferase complex ATPase subunit type 1 TsaE, producing the protein MKNGNAERTVGRTVSYGPEETREIAGELARELSDGAVLALHGDLGAGKTCFVQGLARACGVDQPVTSPTFTLINEYRGRRRVYHIDLYRIADPEELRDLGWEQYMEPDGITVVEWAERAADAFPGTAIHIRFDYGKEPEERILCFDRGGAPCSR; encoded by the coding sequence ATGAAGAACGGAAACGCGGAGCGCACGGTCGGCAGAACGGTCTCGTACGGACCGGAGGAGACCCGTGAGATCGCGGGGGAACTGGCGCGCGAACTGTCCGACGGCGCGGTGCTGGCCCTCCACGGCGATCTCGGGGCGGGCAAGACCTGTTTCGTGCAGGGACTCGCCCGGGCGTGCGGCGTCGACCAGCCCGTAACCAGCCCCACCTTCACGCTGATCAATGAGTACCGCGGCCGGCGGCGCGTCTACCATATCGATCTCTATCGGATCGCGGACCCGGAGGAGCTGCGCGACCTCGGATGGGAGCAGTACATGGAGCCGGACGGCATCACGGTCGTGGAGTGGGCCGAACGTGCGGCGGACGCGTTTCCCGGCACGGCCATCCATATTCGCTTTGATTACGGGAAGGAACCCGAAGAACGGATCCTGTGTTTTGACCGCGGAGGCGCGCCATGCTCACGCTGA
- the tsaB gene encoding tRNA (adenosine(37)-N6)-threonylcarbamoyltransferase complex dimerization subunit type 1 TsaB, which yields MLTLTADGSTSHGSIALADEDGFRAERTWTEERRGPRLFFDQLRRLLEETGKRLEGVDFLTVGRGPGSFSGLRTSFAVFQSAALPDHRPLFALNSTRVLAAELLAETGAGRVGVCGDARRGHLWFAVYTGPAENPEEVSPPALVPYENVASQIDSDLPIVSPDRTRLERLAVDGLPAGLLPQPRFPSAQTLGEMALVRKAANAPFDDPEPLYLHSAVAARPRFE from the coding sequence ATGCTCACGCTGACCGCCGACGGCTCCACCTCGCATGGCAGCATCGCCCTCGCGGACGAGGACGGCTTTCGCGCCGAACGCACCTGGACCGAGGAGAGACGGGGTCCCAGGCTCTTCTTCGATCAGCTCCGCCGTCTGCTGGAAGAGACGGGAAAGCGTCTGGAGGGGGTCGATTTCCTGACGGTCGGCCGCGGGCCCGGGTCCTTTTCCGGTCTGCGCACCTCCTTCGCCGTATTCCAGTCCGCCGCCCTGCCCGATCACCGCCCGCTGTTTGCTCTGAACAGCACGCGCGTACTCGCAGCGGAACTCCTGGCCGAGACCGGCGCCGGGCGGGTCGGGGTCTGCGGAGATGCGCGCCGCGGTCATCTCTGGTTCGCCGTCTACACCGGTCCTGCCGAGAATCCGGAGGAGGTCTCCCCCCCTGCCCTGGTGCCCTACGAAAACGTCGCTTCGCAGATTGACTCCGATCTGCCGATCGTCTCGCCCGACCGGACACGGCTCGAACGGCTTGCCGTCGACGGGCTGCCCGCGGGGCTGTTACCCCAACCCCGTTTCCCTTCGGCACAGACGCTCGGAGAAATGGCACTCGTCCGCAAAGCGGCGAACGCCCCCTTCGACGATCCGGA